Proteins encoded in a region of the Paenibacillus sp. E222 genome:
- the ppc gene encoding phosphoenolpyruvate carboxylase encodes MTETMVTASKSQSNNLLRRDVRFLGNILGEVLVHQGGTELLDIVEKIRETSKSLRAEFLPELYAEFKTMIQELDSENRHQVIRAFAIYFQLVNIAEQNHRIRRKRDYERSAGDAVQPGSIEKAVQDLKERGLSHTEVEDILDELSLELVMTAHPTEAMRRVILDIHKRISEDVMSLDNPTLTLREREQLREKLLNEVITLWQTDELRDRKPTVLDEVRNGMYYFHETLFHVLPDVYQELERCLNKFYPDHDWHVPTYLRFGSWIGGDRDGNPSVTSDVTWQTLLMQRKLALREYQRIMIELMGHLSFSTNIIHVSDELVQSIEQDRSCVTLKKVDMWRNEKEPYRIKLAYMIAKLNNVLDENKVGQPDRYDSAQGLMDDLMIIDRSLRHHFADYVADTTIRKMIRQVELFGFHTAALDVRQHSKEHENAMSEILAKMNIVEDYARLTEDGKIDLLARLLDDPRPLTSPYHQYTEGTKECLDVFRTIKRAQSEFGAGCITSYLISMTQGASDLLEVMVFAKEVGLFRKEHNGEVVSTLQAVPLFETIDDLHAASEIMEKLFNLPVYRASVSGRNELHEIMLGYSDSNKDGGVVTANWELRVAMNAITDVGNKHGVKLKFFHGRGGALGRGGMPLNRSILAQPPHTIGGGIKITEQGEVISSRYSLQGIAYRSLEQATSALITAALNGLEPQESASERHWDSIIKDISEVSLTKYQDLIFRDPDFFTFFKESTPLPEVGELNIGSRPSKRKNSDKFEDLRAIPWVFAWTQSRYLLPAWYAAGTGLQSYYQDKEENLVVLKEMYENFPFFRTLIDTVQMAVAKADLVIAKEYSAMTSNEEARDRIYGQIESEFKLTKELILKITGEAEILDDVPVIQESIRLRNPYVDPLSYMQVQLLSELRDMRERGEDDTELLREVLLTINGIAAGLRNTG; translated from the coding sequence ATGACTGAAACTATGGTAACCGCCAGCAAAAGCCAATCCAACAACCTGCTTCGGCGAGACGTGCGGTTCCTGGGCAACATACTCGGAGAAGTTCTTGTCCATCAAGGAGGCACGGAGCTTCTCGATATCGTTGAGAAGATTCGGGAAACGAGCAAATCGTTGCGTGCAGAGTTCTTGCCAGAACTTTATGCAGAGTTCAAAACGATGATCCAGGAATTAGACTCGGAAAATCGCCATCAGGTGATTCGAGCTTTTGCGATTTATTTTCAATTAGTTAACATTGCTGAACAAAACCATCGGATCCGGCGTAAACGGGATTATGAACGTTCTGCAGGGGATGCTGTGCAGCCAGGATCGATTGAAAAAGCAGTACAAGATCTGAAGGAACGCGGATTGTCTCACACGGAAGTAGAGGATATTCTAGACGAGTTATCGCTGGAATTGGTGATGACAGCTCATCCAACCGAAGCCATGCGTCGGGTTATACTGGACATCCACAAACGGATATCCGAAGATGTCATGTCACTTGATAATCCTACGCTGACGTTGCGTGAACGTGAACAGTTGCGGGAGAAGCTGTTGAACGAAGTCATTACACTATGGCAGACTGATGAGCTTCGTGACCGTAAACCGACTGTGCTTGATGAAGTACGGAACGGAATGTATTACTTTCATGAAACGTTGTTCCATGTACTTCCGGATGTATACCAGGAGCTTGAACGCTGCCTGAATAAATTTTATCCTGACCATGACTGGCATGTGCCGACGTATTTGCGGTTCGGTTCCTGGATCGGTGGAGACCGGGATGGAAATCCTTCGGTAACTTCAGATGTAACATGGCAGACACTGTTAATGCAGCGTAAGCTCGCTTTACGTGAGTATCAACGGATTATGATTGAACTTATGGGACATCTCAGCTTCAGCACGAACATCATCCACGTATCGGATGAGCTGGTGCAGTCGATTGAGCAAGACCGTAGTTGTGTAACGTTGAAAAAAGTGGATATGTGGCGGAATGAAAAAGAGCCATATCGTATTAAATTGGCTTATATGATTGCCAAGCTGAACAATGTTCTGGATGAGAACAAAGTAGGACAGCCTGACCGCTATGACAGCGCTCAAGGACTGATGGATGATCTGATGATTATCGATCGCAGCCTGCGTCATCACTTTGCAGACTATGTAGCAGATACGACCATTCGCAAAATGATTCGTCAAGTGGAGCTGTTCGGTTTCCATACAGCTGCATTGGATGTGCGTCAGCATAGTAAAGAGCATGAAAATGCGATGTCGGAGATTTTGGCCAAAATGAACATCGTAGAAGATTATGCTCGTTTGACGGAAGATGGAAAAATCGATTTACTGGCTCGTTTGCTGGATGATCCTCGTCCACTGACTTCCCCTTATCATCAGTACACAGAGGGGACCAAAGAATGTCTGGATGTATTCCGTACGATCAAACGTGCTCAGAGTGAGTTTGGGGCCGGTTGTATCACAAGCTACCTGATTAGTATGACCCAAGGAGCAAGTGATCTGCTTGAGGTTATGGTATTTGCCAAAGAAGTAGGTTTGTTCCGCAAAGAACATAACGGTGAAGTGGTATCTACGCTTCAAGCGGTTCCACTGTTTGAAACGATTGATGATCTTCATGCCGCTTCGGAAATTATGGAGAAGCTGTTCAACCTTCCGGTATATCGCGCAAGTGTGAGCGGGCGGAATGAACTGCATGAAATCATGTTGGGCTACTCGGACAGCAACAAGGATGGCGGGGTTGTTACAGCCAACTGGGAGCTGCGTGTAGCGATGAATGCCATCACCGATGTTGGTAATAAACACGGCGTTAAGCTGAAGTTCTTCCATGGTAGAGGTGGGGCGCTCGGACGTGGAGGCATGCCTCTCAACCGCAGTATTCTTGCTCAACCACCACACACCATTGGTGGGGGGATCAAGATTACAGAGCAGGGTGAGGTTATCTCTTCCCGTTATTCCCTTCAGGGAATTGCATACCGCAGTCTTGAGCAGGCTACATCAGCTTTGATTACAGCTGCATTAAACGGTCTGGAGCCGCAAGAGTCGGCATCAGAGCGTCATTGGGATAGCATCATCAAAGATATTTCCGAAGTATCCCTGACCAAATACCAGGATCTTATTTTCCGTGATCCAGACTTCTTTACCTTCTTCAAGGAATCGACACCGCTGCCTGAGGTTGGGGAACTGAATATTGGTTCACGTCCATCCAAACGGAAAAACAGCGACAAGTTCGAGGATTTGAGAGCGATCCCTTGGGTATTTGCCTGGACCCAAAGTCGTTATCTGCTTCCCGCATGGTATGCGGCAGGAACGGGACTGCAAAGCTACTATCAGGATAAAGAAGAAAATCTGGTTGTCCTGAAAGAAATGTATGAAAACTTCCCATTCTTCCGTACACTAATTGATACGGTGCAGATGGCTGTTGCCAAAGCAGATCTGGTTATTGCGAAGGAATACTCAGCCATGACTTCCAATGAGGAAGCACGTGATCGCATCTATGGTCAGATTGAATCGGAATTCAAGCTCACCAAAGAGCTGATTCTGAAAATTACCGGAGAAGCTGAAATTCTGGATGATGTACCGGTAATTCAAGAGTCGATCCGACTGCGTAATCCGTATGTCGATCCTTTGTCCTACATGCAGGTCCAACTTCTGAGTGAGCTCAGAGACATGCGTGAGCGCGGCGAGGACGACACAGAGTTGCTGCGAGAAGTGTTGCTTACGATTAACGGCATTGCTGCAGGGCTTCGGAATACGGGCTGA
- a CDS encoding zf-HC2 domain-containing protein, with protein sequence MDCNSAVSLMHECLDESLSPAQKVELKSHLVTCPDCRMRFKELEQTEMLLFAMKHYSPSASDELTNRIMNALPQPKRQQVWLKWVKGHPALTAAAFFLVVMLFSAWNFWNQNNEMVVKGNNLDQIVIEGNTVIVPEGKSIAGDLTIENGTAQVYGDVNGNLTVIDGQLFQASTAHISGQVKSIDQALDWFWYKITNMVNEVAYR encoded by the coding sequence ATGGATTGCAACTCGGCCGTCTCTTTAATGCATGAATGTTTGGATGAGTCGTTGTCCCCGGCCCAGAAGGTTGAACTGAAAAGTCACCTTGTGACCTGTCCGGATTGTCGCATGCGCTTTAAAGAGTTGGAACAGACGGAAATGCTACTCTTTGCCATGAAACACTATTCACCGTCTGCCTCGGATGAGCTGACCAATCGAATTATGAATGCTCTGCCCCAGCCCAAGAGACAGCAAGTATGGCTCAAATGGGTCAAAGGACATCCCGCGCTGACGGCGGCAGCCTTCTTTTTGGTCGTGATGCTCTTTAGCGCCTGGAATTTCTGGAATCAGAATAACGAAATGGTCGTTAAGGGAAATAATCTGGACCAGATCGTGATTGAAGGAAACACGGTTATTGTTCCGGAGGGCAAGTCCATTGCTGGCGATCTTACGATAGAGAATGGAACTGCTCAGGTATACGGTGATGTAAATGGCAATCTAACGGTCATCGACGGACAGTTGTTTCAGGCCTCAACGGCACATATTTCCGGTCAGGTGAAAAGTATTGATCAGGCGCTGGACTGGTTCTGGTACAAAATAACCAATATGGTAAATGAAGTGGCTTATCGCTAA
- a CDS encoding YbbR-like domain-containing protein, which yields MDKWFNNNNFAKILALAVSLLLWFMIHLDEVPTTPTISTGTTNKVVERTVPVQPYGLDSNSYVLTSLSTDEVRLEIKGQRSMLTSIFTNDDYKVLVDLSQVKDGSNTLPLVPDLPSGVEVVSMEPSMVTVNVEKLGTKSFNVNIVPEGEPSAGYNAGTPVVEPSGPVKVTLPEGQLDAVAKVQGSVSVKDAKDDVTQKKVKLQAYDAEGKVIENAIVTPETVEVRIPVSQPYTTVPLRIKYSGQLPEGMVLSTVEPSVKEVSVYGTEDALAGIQSYDQVTLDLTQFDEAGTSTVNVDLTPPPGFEKIEPSSIQLKVTVSPYDELQETTKVFSNVPITLAGAGNGLEGVLVTPKSGGLNITLRGSSTMLEGLSSDDIKLTADLAGLAVGTHEIKLEADLPRFAKLDESSVDLSATVKISEKADDTTVAPGEDPNDEGTVGPEPSPAEVENGDTETAPGEEETESNTDNQEQSQQGNNSRGNSNNSGSSNNGSNP from the coding sequence ATGGATAAATGGTTCAACAACAACAATTTTGCCAAGATTCTTGCCCTGGCGGTGAGTTTGTTGCTCTGGTTCATGATACATCTGGATGAAGTACCAACTACGCCAACAATCTCGACGGGGACGACCAATAAGGTTGTGGAGCGCACTGTGCCTGTTCAGCCTTATGGACTCGACAGTAACTCCTACGTGCTCACTTCATTAAGTACGGATGAGGTCCGTCTGGAGATTAAAGGGCAGCGTTCAATGTTAACTTCGATTTTTACGAATGATGATTATAAAGTGCTAGTGGATCTTAGTCAGGTGAAGGATGGATCCAATACACTGCCACTGGTGCCTGATCTGCCTTCCGGGGTTGAGGTAGTCAGCATGGAGCCTTCCATGGTTACGGTCAACGTGGAAAAATTGGGCACCAAATCGTTTAATGTGAATATTGTACCCGAAGGAGAACCATCCGCCGGATACAACGCTGGAACGCCTGTTGTTGAGCCTTCAGGTCCAGTTAAGGTAACTCTGCCGGAAGGGCAGCTTGACGCCGTAGCGAAGGTTCAGGGCAGTGTGAGCGTGAAGGATGCGAAGGATGACGTGACGCAGAAAAAAGTGAAGCTTCAGGCGTATGATGCGGAAGGCAAGGTCATTGAAAATGCGATTGTTACACCAGAAACCGTAGAAGTCCGTATTCCGGTCAGTCAGCCCTATACAACTGTGCCCTTAAGAATCAAATATTCGGGACAGCTGCCGGAGGGAATGGTGCTCTCCACGGTTGAGCCAAGCGTGAAAGAAGTCTCGGTTTACGGAACTGAGGATGCGCTTGCGGGTATACAGTCCTACGACCAAGTAACCCTTGATCTTACACAGTTCGATGAGGCAGGGACGTCGACAGTTAACGTGGACTTGACGCCGCCTCCCGGTTTTGAGAAAATCGAGCCTAGTTCGATTCAGCTTAAGGTGACGGTATCGCCTTACGATGAGCTTCAGGAGACGACCAAAGTCTTTTCGAACGTACCTATCACGCTTGCTGGTGCGGGGAACGGGCTGGAAGGGGTACTGGTTACTCCCAAAAGTGGTGGCTTGAATATTACGCTTAGAGGATCTTCAACGATGCTTGAAGGTCTAAGTAGTGATGATATCAAGTTGACTGCGGATCTTGCTGGACTTGCGGTAGGCACGCATGAAATAAAGCTTGAGGCTGACTTGCCTCGTTTTGCCAAACTGGATGAGTCATCAGTTGATCTTAGTGCTACCGTCAAAATCAGCGAAAAAGCTGATGATACAACGGTTGCTCCCGGCGAAGATCCGAACGATGAAGGGACTGTGGGGCCTGAGCCTTCACCAGCCGAAGTCGAGAATGGAGATACCGAAACTGCTCCTGGAGAAGAAGAAACAGAATCGAATACGGACAATCAGGAGCAGAGCCAGCAGGGGAATAACAGTCGAGGTAACTCTAATAACAGCGGCAGCAGTAATAATGGCTCCAATCCGTAA
- the glmM gene encoding phosphoglucosamine mutase encodes MGKYFGTDGVRGVANKELTAELAYSIGRCGGYVLAGGVERPKVVIGMDTRISGLMLESALVAGLLSIGADVIRLGVVSTPGVAYIARLLKADAGVMISASHNPVEDNGIKFFGGDGFKLSDETENRIEELMDAETDQLPRPVGGGLGTVTVDEESRYRYLDYLKTTVNESFSGLKIVLDCANGAAYELAPKLFRELGAEVIAIGAEPNGLNINEQCGSTHPEHLKQEVLKHKADLGLAFDGDADRLIAIDETGAEVDGDFILCICGDAMNRAGKLKDSTVVSTVMSNIGFYKATEKLALKTAKTAVGDRYVMEEMRRGGYNLGGEQSGHVIFLDYNTTGDGMLTAIQLVDTMKASGKKLSELKALMTQYPQVLVNVRVEDKSKYEGNSAIEQAIATVEQHLGDNGRVLVRASGTESLIRVMAEGPDKDELEQFVSQIADVVQKELV; translated from the coding sequence ATGGGGAAATATTTTGGTACAGACGGCGTAAGAGGTGTTGCCAATAAAGAGTTGACGGCGGAGCTGGCTTACAGCATCGGGCGTTGTGGTGGTTATGTGCTTGCAGGGGGTGTGGAAAGACCAAAAGTGGTTATCGGTATGGATACCCGAATCTCGGGGCTTATGCTGGAATCCGCACTGGTTGCAGGTTTGCTGTCCATTGGCGCCGATGTAATTCGTCTGGGCGTTGTATCCACTCCTGGAGTGGCGTATATTGCTCGTCTGCTGAAAGCCGATGCAGGGGTAATGATCTCGGCTTCCCACAATCCGGTTGAGGATAATGGAATCAAATTTTTTGGGGGAGATGGCTTCAAACTCTCGGATGAGACGGAGAACCGGATCGAAGAACTGATGGATGCAGAAACGGATCAATTGCCGCGCCCTGTAGGTGGTGGTTTGGGTACCGTTACTGTGGATGAAGAATCCCGTTATCGTTATTTGGACTATCTGAAAACTACGGTAAATGAATCGTTCTCAGGACTCAAAATTGTTCTGGACTGCGCTAACGGAGCAGCTTATGAGCTTGCACCCAAATTGTTCAGAGAACTTGGTGCAGAAGTCATTGCCATTGGCGCTGAGCCTAACGGCCTGAATATCAATGAGCAATGCGGGTCAACTCACCCGGAGCATTTGAAGCAAGAGGTGCTGAAACATAAAGCTGATCTGGGCCTTGCTTTTGACGGGGATGCGGATCGTCTGATTGCGATTGATGAGACAGGCGCTGAGGTCGATGGTGACTTTATTCTGTGTATCTGCGGTGATGCGATGAATCGTGCAGGCAAGCTGAAAGACAGTACCGTGGTATCTACCGTAATGAGTAACATCGGATTCTACAAAGCAACGGAGAAGCTGGCACTGAAAACAGCAAAGACTGCCGTGGGTGACCGTTATGTGATGGAAGAAATGCGCCGTGGGGGTTATAACCTGGGTGGAGAGCAATCCGGACATGTTATTTTCCTGGATTACAATACAACAGGCGATGGCATGCTGACAGCGATCCAGCTCGTGGACACGATGAAGGCTTCTGGTAAAAAACTGAGTGAACTTAAGGCGCTGATGACCCAGTACCCACAAGTATTGGTGAACGTGCGTGTTGAAGATAAGAGCAAATACGAGGGCAATTCTGCGATTGAGCAGGCGATTGCTACAGTGGAGCAGCATCTGGGCGATAATGGACGTGTACTTGTACGTGCGTCCGGGACTGAATCCCTGATCCGCGTTATGGCGGAAGGACCAGACAAGGATGAACTTGAACAATTCGTATCTCAAATTGCAGATGTTGTGCAAAAAGAACTGGTATAG
- the cdaA gene encoding diadenylate cyclase CdaA, whose protein sequence is MNYFADLTWKESIKDVIDILIVTYIMYKLILLVRGTRAVQLLKGILFLVVIWALSTWLNLYTLKWLMNQMFTFGVVAVFIIFQPELRRGLEQLGRGKLFGRSAAASDEELTVLIGEIIKSVNYLSRRKIGALVVFERETGLNDYTESGIQMQSLVSSELMINIFIPNTPLHDGAVIIQGKQISAAACYLPLSENPFISKELGTRHRAAIGITEVADAICLVVSEETGQVSLAMNGQVVRDIKEESLIAKLYEELRPTSNLTKKNGWTTFWKRKGGRKNG, encoded by the coding sequence ATGAACTATTTTGCTGACTTAACGTGGAAAGAGTCCATTAAGGACGTTATCGATATATTGATCGTTACCTATATTATGTACAAATTGATTTTGCTTGTGCGGGGTACCCGTGCGGTTCAGCTGCTCAAAGGTATTTTGTTCCTTGTGGTGATCTGGGCACTAAGTACGTGGCTAAACCTCTATACACTCAAATGGCTGATGAACCAGATGTTTACGTTTGGTGTCGTTGCGGTCTTTATTATTTTTCAACCGGAACTGCGTCGTGGTCTGGAGCAATTGGGTCGTGGCAAGCTGTTTGGACGCTCGGCAGCAGCAAGTGATGAAGAATTAACGGTGTTAATTGGTGAGATTATTAAGTCCGTAAATTATTTGTCACGGCGTAAAATTGGTGCATTGGTTGTATTCGAACGGGAAACGGGTCTGAACGATTACACAGAGTCCGGCATCCAGATGCAATCACTGGTCAGCTCAGAGCTGATGATTAACATTTTTATTCCGAATACACCGCTCCATGATGGAGCCGTCATTATACAGGGCAAACAGATTTCGGCGGCAGCCTGTTATTTGCCTTTGTCCGAGAATCCGTTTATTAGTAAAGAGTTAGGAACGCGTCACCGTGCAGCAATCGGGATTACCGAGGTTGCGGATGCGATCTGTTTGGTTGTTTCGGAGGAGACAGGACAAGTGTCGCTTGCGATGAATGGACAGGTTGTTCGTGATATTAAGGAAGAATCACTGATCGCCAAACTATACGAAGAATTGCGTCCAACATCCAATCTAACTAAAAAGAATGGTTGGACTACCTTCTGGAAACGGAAGGGGGGACGTAAAAATGGATAA
- the sigW gene encoding RNA polymerase sigma factor SigW — MDNLENRLVKLVLKGDQRAFAEIVELYKDKLFHLAYRMLNNRHEAEDVVQETFLRVFRNMEKYDPNQKFSTWIYRIATNLCIDRLRRKKPSYSLDAELNDQEGSDGYAMLPSDDRTPESEALLSETQTLIREAIDSLPAKYKSVMILRYLQDLSLQEISDVTGMPVTTIKTRVHRGRDFLRKKLEYKL; from the coding sequence GTGGACAATTTGGAGAACAGGCTTGTTAAGCTGGTACTGAAGGGTGACCAGCGGGCCTTTGCAGAAATCGTTGAATTATACAAGGACAAGCTGTTTCATCTGGCATACCGGATGCTGAACAATCGTCATGAAGCCGAAGACGTTGTACAGGAGACGTTTTTGCGTGTGTTTCGCAATATGGAAAAGTATGATCCGAATCAGAAGTTCTCAACCTGGATATACCGGATTGCAACCAATCTGTGTATTGACCGCTTACGGCGGAAAAAACCTTCTTATTCATTGGATGCAGAGCTGAATGATCAGGAAGGATCTGACGGTTATGCGATGCTTCCAAGCGATGATCGTACACCAGAGAGTGAAGCACTTTTGTCTGAAACACAGACACTAATCCGTGAAGCGATTGACAGTTTGCCGGCCAAGTATAAATCAGTCATGATTTTGAGATATTTACAGGACTTGTCGCTACAGGAAATCAGTGATGTGACAGGTATGCCCGTAACAACGATTAAAACTCGTGTTCATCGGGGTCGTGATTTTTTGCGTAAAAAACTGGAGTATAAGTTGTAA